One Polaribacter reichenbachii genomic window, TATAGGCTCTAGATGTATAGTTGTAGAAGGTGTTAGAGTAGAAAAAGAAGCTGTTTTAGGTGCAAATGTTGTATTAACAATGAGTACTAAAATTATAGATGTTACAGGTAATGAGCCAGTTGAAACAAAAGGTGTTGTGCCAGCAAGATCTGTTGTAATTCCAGGAAGTTATACTAAGAAATTTGCTGCTGGAGAATACAATGTACCTTGTGCATTAATTATCGGAAAAAGAAAAGAAAGTACCAACAAAAAAACCTCTTTAAATGATGCACTTCGTGAGTATGATGTTGCTGTTTAAAGATTAAGAATTCTATGACTAAGATTACTGCTATTATTCCTACTTTAAATGAAGAAATTCATATAGAAGAAGCTATAAAATCTGTAAATTTTGCTGATGAAATTATTGTAATAGATTCATATAGTACAGATAAAACAGTAGTTTTAGCTGAAAAGCATAATGTAAAAATCATCAAACGAAAGTTTGATGATTTTTCTTCTCAAAAAAACTTTGCAATTGATCAAGCTCAACATCCTTGGATTTATATTCTCGATGCAGACGAAAGAGTAACTCCACAAGTTCGAACAGAAATTTTAAATGCTGTTGAGAACCCAAAGGATAAAGTTGGTTTTTACGTTAGAAGAAGTTTTTATTTTGTTGGAAAAAAAATTAAATATTCTGGATGGCAGAGAGATAAAGTCGTTCGCTTGTTTTTAAAAGAGTATTGTAGGTATAAAGGTATTGTTCATGAAACAATTAAAACCAATGGTGAATTAGGTTTTTTAAAAGGTAAAATCGAACATTATGGTTATAGAAGTTATAATCATTCAATAGAGAAAATTCATCATTATGCTTTTCTAAAAGCAACAGATTTACACAGACAAGGCAAAAAAGCTGGTTTATATCATATTCTTGTAAAACCACCTGCAAGGTTTATTATCCATTATATTATTAGACTTGGCTTTTTAGACGGTTTTGAAGGTATTATTTTAGCAAAAACACTAGCATATTCTAGTAGAACTAGATATATAAAATTATGGTTGCTAAATAAAGGAATTAAAGAAAAATAATTTTACAAGCTGTCAAAAATTTAATCATATGTGCTCAGTTAAAATTTGTTTATGTTAAAAAAAACTATGCTTTTTTTTTAATCACTTAGTAAAGGTTAGTTTTTGTATTGTTGTTTGCAAAGATTAAAAAATTAGGTGTTTTTTATTATTTGATAATTCCGTTTTCAGCCCATTTGATATTTTCTTTCTTAACTCGTTGTCGAATTTTTCTGTTTTTTTCCCAAGTTTCTTTACCATCATAACCTCGTTTATGATCTAAGTGTACGCAAATAGCTTGATGACGAATTTGTTTTCCTGTTAAACCGTTATTCATCATTCTCTCACCCATTTCACGATCTAAACCACCATAAGACATATCTTCATTAAACCCGTTTACATCTACAATATGTTGTTTAAAAGTAGAGCTATTTGCTCCATTCCAAGTGGCTTTGGTAGGTGTTATAGTGTCCATCAATATGGCCCAAAAACCTTTTGCACGAAGTTTAATTGATTTGAATGATTTTGTTTGACCTTGTTGTACAAGCCATTCATAATCAAAAGCATTTTGATTGATGATATCTTCTTGCTTAATTTTTAAACTAACAGGCATAGTTAGTTTATAATAACCAGCTGATAAGAAAATATTTTTCTTAGCATATTTTCTGTGTGTTTCAATAAAATCCTCACGAGGCAAACAATCATGATCAGTAAAAATTAAATAGTCACATTTTGTTTGTTTAATTGCATCGTTAAGAATTTTGGTTTTTCTAAAACCTAAATCTTCGTGCCAAACATGTTCAATTTTTAATTGAGTAGCGTATTTTTCAATTAATTTTTTGGTTTCCTCTTTAGATCCATCATCAGCTATAATCAAGGTGAAATCAGTATCCTTTTGAGCTAAATACCCCCAAAATATTTTTTCCAACCAAACTGGGTGGTTGTATGTAGTTATAACAACACCAATGTTCATTATTTTAATTTTAAAGTTTTATCCAATCATCGCAAATAATATTTGTTTCTTTTGAAACATACCATTGCTTTGGTGAGATTACTATTTTTTTTGGGTTTTTATTTAGCCAAGCACCCCACCATGAAAAACTACTGTTAGCAGTAATGTTATTATCGCACAAGCTCATTAAATATATGTCTTCATGAGGTGTGCATTTATGATCAACATAAATGGCGTTTTCAATTTTTAAATTTTCCTT contains:
- a CDS encoding glycosyltransferase family 2 protein; translation: MTKITAIIPTLNEEIHIEEAIKSVNFADEIIVIDSYSTDKTVVLAEKHNVKIIKRKFDDFSSQKNFAIDQAQHPWIYILDADERVTPQVRTEILNAVENPKDKVGFYVRRSFYFVGKKIKYSGWQRDKVVRLFLKEYCRYKGIVHETIKTNGELGFLKGKIEHYGYRSYNHSIEKIHHYAFLKATDLHRQGKKAGLYHILVKPPARFIIHYIIRLGFLDGFEGIILAKTLAYSSRTRYIKLWLLNKGIKEK
- a CDS encoding glycosyltransferase; this translates as MNIGVVITTYNHPVWLEKIFWGYLAQKDTDFTLIIADDGSKEETKKLIEKYATQLKIEHVWHEDLGFRKTKILNDAIKQTKCDYLIFTDHDCLPREDFIETHRKYAKKNIFLSAGYYKLTMPVSLKIKQEDIINQNAFDYEWLVQQGQTKSFKSIKLRAKGFWAILMDTITPTKATWNGANSSTFKQHIVDVNGFNEDMSYGGLDREMGERMMNNGLTGKQIRHQAICVHLDHKRGYDGKETWEKNRKIRQRVKKENIKWAENGIIK